The Fervidicoccaceae archaeon genome contains the following window.
CGTCGAGCGGGGCGACCCGAGGCTCGAGGAGCACGTGGAGAGCAAAGGCTCTAGAGGTCTTCGGGCCGACGTTCCGACAGAGGAGGAGCTCTCTCCAGGATCTCTTCTCTAAGATCAGCGACCTAAGACCGGCGTAACACTCGAGAGCTTCCGGCAGCTGGCCAACTTGGTAGCTCCTCGAGACGGTCGAGGGCGGCTCTCCGACTAAACCCCCGTGGAGCTCGAGGATCTTTCTCATCCATTTGACCGTGTTCGTGTGGTAATTCGTGTTCCTGGAGAGGAATATCGACGCGAAGAGCTCGCGGTCATCGAGAGGAGAGGTCGCGATCCCGAAGCCTTCGTAGGCCTCACTAAGCGCCTCGAGGATACGCTTGCCTCTCTTCGAGGCAGTTTTAGCCGCTCTCTCTAGGTCCAGCCACGCCCCTACCACGTAGATGGCGTACTCGAGGCACTCCGCCAGCTCGTGCGAGACGGCGTATTTCCGAGATCCAAGCACCTTCACGACGAGCCCGCGGCAGTGGCCCCATCTCTTGAGAGCTCCACTCTCGTCTATATCGAAGAGCGGCGAGGCGAAAGAGGGATAAAACAGCTCGCTGAGGCGTCGGACCGCCGCGACCTCTAGCTCGACCCTCATCGGGTATTTCTACCTCGAGAGCGTGCACTATAAAACAGAGGCTCAGTCGGGTGAGGACGTTGAGCGAGCCGGGTTACGATCCCATAGAGAGAGCCGAGAGGGTGAAACGCTCAATAGCCGCGAACGACGGCGAGACCGAGCTCAGACGCTACTATAGATTTAGGGCAGATAGATGGTACGGAGGCATAATCACGGGCGACGTCATAGGCTGCAATCTCTCCTGCGTCTTCTGTTGGAGCTGGAGGTTCAGAGACGACCCGCGTCTCGGGAGGCTCCTGAGCCCGGCCGAGGCCTTCTCGAGGCTAGAGGCGTTGGCCAGCGAGAGGAGGATCAACAAAGTGAGAGTCAGCGGAGGAGAGCCCACCTTGACGAGGAAGCACCTAATAGAATTGATAAAGCTCTTCGAGGGAAGCGGCAGAGTCTTCGTGCTCGAGACCAACGGAATCCTCATAGGGTGGGATGAAAGCTACGCGAGCGACCTGGCGCGCCTCGAGGGCTTAGTGGTCAGAGTCTCAATAAAGGGTTGCAACCCGGAGGAGTTCCACAAACTGACAGGAGCTCGGCCCAGCGCTTTCGAGCTCCAGCTTAAAGCGCTCGAGAACCTCGTGAACTCCGGGCTCAAGCCGGGCACGGAGGTCTACCCAGCAGTCATGATAGGTTTCAGCCCCGACGAGAGAGTGATGGAGCTCGTCGAGAGGCTGAGAGCTCTACATCCCTCTTTCGAGGACGTGGACTGGGAGTACGTCTTTCTATACCCGCATGTAGAACGGAAGCTCAAGTCGCTCGGCCTCAGACCTCTGAGAGCCTGCTCGCCGTCGGGGGTCCCTCGAGAGATGGTGTGAGATCGAGCCTCAGCTCCTCGGCCTCACTCTCTTGACCTTGACTCCGTGTACTCTGCAAAGCTCGAGGGCCTCGGGCGAGGGCTCGGCCGACTTCGAGTAGAGAACTAGGACCGGCCTCCCCCTCAGAAGCTTAGCTTTCTCGACCAGTCTCTGCACCACGTCGCTCGTTACTCTCGAGGAGCCGGCGTGGACCTCGACGACGAGGGTCTCCCCGCAGCCTCGTACGAGCAGGTGGACGGGCCCGTGCCTCGTGGGGTGGTTAAACTCGACGCTCCTGCCCGCTGTCACGTATCTAGCCGCCACGGCTCCGAGTACCCCGTGCTTTTCCTCATAAATTCTCGCTAACTTGAGCTGCCTGCTCGTAGCCACGGCGACCACCACGCCATGAGCGCTCTCTCTGAGCCTAATAAGTCGAGAGAGACAACCGAACTCTCGAGAAAATGGAGCGCGCCGAGACGAGCAGATCGAGGAGGTCCATCGAGGCCAGATTGTGGAGATCGCTCGGCGAGCGCGAAATAGAGTGCGAAGTCTGCGAGAAGAGGTGCCGCATATCCATCGGTAGGCTCGGGGCGTGCGGTAACTACGCCAACGAAGGCGGGAGACTAGTCAACGTGGGCTACGGGAGGCTTAGCGCCGTGGAGAGCAGACCCATCGAGATCAAGCCGCTCTTCCACTACTGGCCCAATAGCACGTCCACGACCTTTTCATTCTGGGGTTGCAACTTCTACTGTCCCTGGTGCCAGAACTTCCACTTGAGTTTCAGGCGACCTAAAATCGACGATCCTCTCACGCTGCCCGAAGACTTAATCAGGGAGGCCATGAAGAGCGGCGACGAGGGACTCTGCGCTAGCTTCAATGAGCCGATCGTAGGCCTGGACTATCTGCTGGACCTCGGTGAGTCGGCAAAGAGGAGAGGCCTCTACTTGACCCTCGTCACGAACGGCTACTTCACTGAGAGAGCTCTCGACCTATTGATCGAGGCGGGCTACGACGGATTCAGCATCGACATAAAGGGGTGCCCCTCCATGAGGAGGAGCCTGACCACGGTGGATCACTCGATCGTCTATAGGAACGCGAAGAGGGCTTTGGACTCTGGGGCGCACGTGGAGATGGTCTACCTCGTTGTCACGAACACGAACGACTCCGAAGAGTGCGTAGAGTGGATAATCGGGAGGCACCTCGATCTTCTGGGCCCCGAGGTCCCCCTCCACGTGAACAGATACTATCCGGCTCACTTTTGGAGAGAGCCTCCAACCCCCCTGAGGAGGTTGCTCGAGATCTCCGACAGGGCGCGGCGAGAGGGGATAGAATTCGTCTATGTGGGGAACGTCGGAGACCCGGAGCTCGAGACCACGCGATGTCCGAGGTGCGATAAAGCGCTAATCGCGAGGCGCAATTATAGAGTCACGTTCTTCGGGCTCGAGGAGGCTCAGGGGAGATACCGGTGTCCCAGATGCGGTAGGCCCGTCCCCATACGCGGCAAATACGTAGCTAAGCGCCGCCGCGTGCTCTTCCTATGAGACCCTCGTGATAGACTCAACGCTTCTCTCGAATAAAAAGTCTCGAATAAAAACGCCCCGCGGCTCTTAGAAGGGGGCTCGCGCGCCACGACGTTGAGAATAGCAATAATCAGCTTCAGTGAACCCCTATAGATGAGCGCGAGCCTACGCTCACCAGCCGGCTTAGCCTCGGTCGGAGCCCCGCCTCGCTTTTGGAGGCCGGATCTTAGGGACTGAAGCAGGCATCGGTTTTGGGTTTTGACTATTGCTACGGATATAGCGCCTTAACACCCCCCGACGGCTCTCCGACCATCCGACCACGATCCCTCGGGCTTCCCTTCGCGTGATTTCCCGAGTGAGGTAGCGGACAATAATGTCTCTCTTACGCTTTTAATCGGCCCAATACATAGATGAGCACTCGGCCCGTGAAGAGAACTTACCCGGCTGAGGCGTGACGAGGAGAGCCGATCCGAGGCCCGCTCCGCTCGGAACGAGAGCCAATTATTTTTTTAGAGGCGAGAGGGCCGAAGAGGCGAGACGGCGAGCTGATGAGACGTGAAGATCGCGGAAGAGAAGACCAAGATAGCGGTGGTCGAGGCGTACTCCGGGAAGGTAGTCAATAAGAAGATCATCGAGGGGGAGAGCATAGAGGAGGTCGTTAAGAGCGTGGCCTCCGAGCTCCTCAGAGAAAAGTGGTTGCCTAAGCTGAGCGACTTCATCGTATTGAGGGATAAACTCGACGTAGAGCTCGAGCTCCCGCTCAGCGACGACGAGTACGCCTTCTACAAGAGGTTCGACCTCAAGAAGATAAACTCAAACCTGGCCTCGGCCAGTCTACCGCTTTATTTGATAGTCTACGAGAGCTTAAAGCTCTCAGAGGATGAATTCCACGACAGAGGTGTGGCCGCCGTCTCGGTTGTTCACGACGAAGAGGACCTCGAAGAGCTGATTGAGCTACTCGAGGAGACGACGAAGGCCCCCACCCTAAGAGAGGAGGAGGTCGAAGCTCTCAAGGAGCTAGAGAGCGAGCTGATAGAAGAAGAGAAAAAGAGCAGAAGTCGCGGGGGTAAGTCCAAGGCTTAAGCTTAAAGAGCCGCTTCTCAGCGATATCACTCGGAGCCGGGTCGTCTAGCGGCCAAGGATGCGGGGCTTTGGACCTCCCCCACCCGACCCAATCTTCCTTCAATATTGGACGCGACATCACCGGTGTAGAACGGAATTGGTCAGAGAGAAAGTCTCGAGGCCCGGCTCAGAGTTCGAGGTGATTTATAACGCATCCAGGTGGCTCCTCCTCGAGGAGAAGAGGAAAACGGCTAGAAGGCTCATGGAGCCCATGCGTAGATGGGGACTCAACCCAATAGTCCACGGGAGCGTAGCTCGAGGCGATGTGAGCCCGGAGAGCGACGTGGACGTCTTCATCCCTACACCGATTCCTCCCTACGTTGCAGAGCTCGTGGTCGATGAGAGCGGCTTCAAAATCTTGGAGAGGCTCCTGGTCCAGGCTACGCCGAGGCACACGCCCAAGGCCTATCTAGTTCTCGAGCCAGCGGAGAAGGTCGTCGTGAGCTTCCCGCTGGCTCGCCTCCTGCCGCGCGAGCTCGAATTCTACTACTTCGGTGGAGCGCTAGACCTAGAAGGTCTCCTGAGAGGAGAGAGGAGGCCTGGAGTTAACAAGAGGCTCGAGCTGATCAGGCCGACACCGAGGGGACACGTGGCGGCGTCTATCTTGGGCATAGAGCCCGAGGTCGCTAAGGTGCTCGGCGTGAGTCTCGAGACTGTGATGGAGAGAGTGAGAGTACTCACGCGAAGAGATGAGTTGGGCAGGACGGGCGTCTTCGTTAAGAGGAGGTTAGGGCCCGGCGAATCTTTCGAGGAGGCGCTAGAGGAGCTAGCCGCGAGGAACCCGGCCGTACGCAAAGTCCTCGAGGAGAGAGGTGGCGCGTGAGAGGCTCGGAGCTCAGCGTAGGGTGCGAGCTTTGCCGCGAGGGGCTCAAGATACCCATCTTCATCACCGGCCTCTGCGAGTACAAGTGCTATTATTGTCCCATCAGTCGCGCCAGGAGAAGAGACGTGGTCTTCGCCGGCGACAAGAAGGTTCGCTCGATCGAGGAGCTGGTGCTCGAGGTAGCGAGAGTAGATGCGCGAGGAGCCGGGATAACGGGCGGAGAGCCGCTCTATAGGTTCGACCGGACGCTCCGCGTCGTAGAGGCATTGAAGGATCTCTTTGGCGATAGATTTCACATACACTTATACACCAACGGGAGGCTCGCCACGGCCGAGGTCCTCAGAGCGCTCGAGAGAGCGGGTCTAGACGAAATAAGGTTCCATCCCGTGGAGCCCGGCCTAGAGAGGAGGGCTATTCTCGCTAAAAAGTTGACGAGCATGGACGTGGGCTTCGAGGTCCCGGCGATACCTGGGCGCGAGAGGCAGATCCTCGAATTAGCGAGGCTTCTCCACGAGGCCGGAGGAGGATTCATCAATTTGAACGAGCTCGAGGCGGCCGAGCCAAACATCTTCGCCCTCTCGGCGCTGGGCCTAGAGCCTGACGAGAGCGGGGTGGCCGTGAGGGGGAGCAGAGAGGCAGCGCTCTCGGTGATCCGAGAGATCGCCGAGCTCGGGCTTAGGATATCGATCCACTTCTGTTCGGCCTCTTTCAAGACATCGGTGCAGGATAAGCTCAGGTACGCGAGAGCCCTCCGCGCGGACCTGCAGGTATACGAGCGAGCCCTCAGCGATTACGAGGTGGCGTGGTACGAGGTGGAGCTGAGCGACGACTGCGAGGTCGAGGAGTTGATCGAGAAGGGGCTGGTTTTTCGCTCAGAGAGCTCGGGCAAGCTCCTCTCCGCCTCGCTCGAGCACGTGCCGGCGAAATGCGTCAAGAGAGCGAAGATGCTCAGGGGTCTACCCACGCATCCTAGGACCGTTCTCGAGGAAGTCCACGTCACGTACTCAGGCGAAATCTGAGGAGGCAGAGGACCCCACCCAGCCCCAGTAGACGCTCTCCGGCCGGGCTCTTAGACGGCACCACCGTGATCGCCCCGCGCTTTTCGTCTACAATCTCGAGGACTTCTTCTATCGAGCTTCTCAGTTTTACATCAAACGTGGAGAGGAGGTCGTCGACTATAAGCAACTTCTCGACCGCTCCCAGCTTCGCCGCCTCGCCGCATTCCGAGAGGCCCACGGCCAAAGCCGCGGGGTCCAGGGTCATGAGCCTCAGGGCCTCTTCCAGGGTCTTCTCGGCCTCCTCTAGCTCGAACGCCTCGGCCGCTCTGAGAGGAGCGCCGCGTCTCACGAGCTCGACGAGGCCGGCGGACCCGCCGGAGCTGGCGTCATCCACCAGCACGCGCTCGGGCCCGACTCTGGTGGAGAGGATCTCCGCGGCTCTCTCCTTGAGGAAGCCAGGTCCGCCTACCACGAAGACGTCGGCTTCCTCTCTCTCTGCCGCGGTCAATACGACTTGGACCGCCTCCTCTAAGGCCCTCTCCACTTCGTCGCTTTGGTCTAAACCTCTCGCCTTCCCGTGGAGGCTTAGGGCCTTCTCCGTCAGTATCTTGAGGCCTTGGACTCCCACGATCCCCACGGCGTATTCGTCGTGGTCGATCGCTAGGACCACGACTCTTTTCCTCCTCTCCATTGTTCTAGAGAGCCTCTTGAGGTCGGCGTCGGACCAGCCCTCCTCGCGAGTTATCAGCAGCTCGCTGCCCACCCCCACGGCCAAGGTGTGATGGCTTCCGAGGAGCCCGTACTCCTCCGGCTCCTCGACTATAACCCCCCTTATTCTGAGCCTATTCGTGAATGGCTGAAACTCGAGCGAGGAAACTCTTATGCTGAGGATCATTGGAACTCTCCTGCCGGGGCCCCCCCTCGACGGCTTGACCTCTCTCGTAGTCCTCGCCGTGATCACGTCGCCGGGTCTGACCAGCGTGCGCAGGATCCATAGGTCGTCGGGAGACTCTATCTTGAGCTCGAGTAGCCTCCGCTTATGGTCGAGAAATCGATATCTCATGGCCTCGCTCACGCTCTGAGCCGAATCGCGGGAGGAACCATCCTCCCTTAAAAGAAGAAAAGCGGGGTATTACTTTGTCCTTGCCGAGCGCGAGATCTGCGCGGTGCACCTCATCGATGCAGATAATACCATGCGGAGCGCGGTACCACCTCGCGCTCTGATTATAACTCGACGAAAGAATACTTTCGGTGTGGTGTC
Protein-coding sequences here:
- a CDS encoding nucleotidyltransferase domain-containing protein, yielding MVREKVSRPGSEFEVIYNASRWLLLEEKRKTARRLMEPMRRWGLNPIVHGSVARGDVSPESDVDVFIPTPIPPYVAELVVDESGFKILERLLVQATPRHTPKAYLVLEPAEKVVVSFPLARLLPRELEFYYFGGALDLEGLLRGERRPGVNKRLELIRPTPRGHVAASILGIEPEVAKVLGVSLETVMERVRVLTRRDELGRTGVFVKRRLGPGESFEEALEELAARNPAVRKVLEERGGA
- a CDS encoding radical SAM protein yields the protein MERAETSRSRRSIEARLWRSLGEREIECEVCEKRCRISIGRLGACGNYANEGGRLVNVGYGRLSAVESRPIEIKPLFHYWPNSTSTTFSFWGCNFYCPWCQNFHLSFRRPKIDDPLTLPEDLIREAMKSGDEGLCASFNEPIVGLDYLLDLGESAKRRGLYLTLVTNGYFTERALDLLIEAGYDGFSIDIKGCPSMRRSLTTVDHSIVYRNAKRALDSGAHVEMVYLVVTNTNDSEECVEWIIGRHLDLLGPEVPLHVNRYYPAHFWREPPTPLRRLLEISDRARREGIEFVYVGNVGDPELETTRCPRCDKALIARRNYRVTFFGLEEAQGRYRCPRCGRPVPIRGKYVAKRRRVLFL
- a CDS encoding radical SAM protein codes for the protein MRGSELSVGCELCREGLKIPIFITGLCEYKCYYCPISRARRRDVVFAGDKKVRSIEELVLEVARVDARGAGITGGEPLYRFDRTLRVVEALKDLFGDRFHIHLYTNGRLATAEVLRALERAGLDEIRFHPVEPGLERRAILAKKLTSMDVGFEVPAIPGRERQILELARLLHEAGGGFINLNELEAAEPNIFALSALGLEPDESGVAVRGSREAALSVIREIAELGLRISIHFCSASFKTSVQDKLRYARALRADLQVYERALSDYEVAWYEVELSDDCEVEELIEKGLVFRSESSGKLLSASLEHVPAKCVKRAKMLRGLPTHPRTVLEEVHVTYSGEI
- a CDS encoding radical SAM protein — encoded protein: MRTLSEPGYDPIERAERVKRSIAANDGETELRRYYRFRADRWYGGIITGDVIGCNLSCVFCWSWRFRDDPRLGRLLSPAEAFSRLEALASERRINKVRVSGGEPTLTRKHLIELIKLFEGSGRVFVLETNGILIGWDESYASDLARLEGLVVRVSIKGCNPEEFHKLTGARPSAFELQLKALENLVNSGLKPGTEVYPAVMIGFSPDERVMELVERLRALHPSFEDVDWEYVFLYPHVERKLKSLGLRPLRACSPSGVPREMV
- a CDS encoding DUF2286 domain-containing protein, producing the protein MKIAEEKTKIAVVEAYSGKVVNKKIIEGESIEEVVKSVASELLREKWLPKLSDFIVLRDKLDVELELPLSDDEYAFYKRFDLKKINSNLASASLPLYLIVYESLKLSEDEFHDRGVAAVSVVHDEEDLEELIELLEETTKAPTLREEEVEALKELESELIEEEKKSRSRGGKSKA